From Parasphaerochaeta coccoides DSM 17374, a single genomic window includes:
- the trmB gene encoding tRNA (guanosine(46)-N7)-methyltransferase TrmB, whose amino-acid sequence MPAESQKSVYETAPDIRNVELPAEDKRRGVKSYVLRGGRLHKFQVEALRLYAKEYSLPYSGKPLDWRDIFHNDNPVVIEIGFGMGDSTARIARENPDINYVGIEVFLSGFSKLLHEVGTAGIRNVRLMRFDAVEVLRDMIPENSVHGFHIFFPDPWPKKKHHKRRLIQVPFAELLVSRLKPAGYIYCVTDWQEYAEQMLEVFAVVPALHNPYHGFAPCRTWRPLTKFEQKGMDKQHPINEVWVEKNTTSVQ is encoded by the coding sequence ATGCCAGCGGAAAGCCAGAAATCTGTCTATGAGACTGCGCCGGATATCAGGAATGTAGAACTACCGGCGGAAGACAAGAGAAGGGGAGTCAAGAGCTATGTCCTCAGAGGAGGGCGGCTTCATAAATTTCAGGTTGAGGCCTTACGTCTCTATGCCAAGGAGTATTCCCTTCCGTATTCCGGAAAACCGTTGGATTGGCGGGATATATTCCATAATGACAACCCTGTCGTGATTGAAATAGGGTTCGGCATGGGAGATTCAACCGCTCGGATAGCCAGGGAAAATCCCGACATCAACTATGTGGGAATAGAAGTCTTCCTTTCCGGTTTCTCCAAACTTCTCCATGAGGTTGGTACAGCCGGAATAAGGAACGTACGCCTGATGCGTTTTGATGCTGTTGAAGTGCTTCGCGACATGATTCCTGAGAATAGCGTCCATGGTTTCCATATTTTTTTTCCTGATCCATGGCCAAAGAAGAAGCATCATAAGCGGAGGCTTATCCAAGTTCCTTTTGCAGAACTTCTTGTCTCGCGGCTGAAACCGGCAGGTTACATTTATTGTGTCACCGACTGGCAGGAATACGCGGAACAGATGCTTGAAGTATTTGCCGTTGTGCCTGCGTTGCATAACCCCTACCACGGTTTTGCTCCATGCAGGACATGGCGGCCTCTGACAAAATTTGAACAGAAGGGCATGGACAAACAGCATCCGATTAACGAGGTCTGGGTAGAGAAAAACACAACCTCCGTACAGTGA